A part of Kitasatospora acidiphila genomic DNA contains:
- a CDS encoding Pls/PosA family non-ribosomal peptide synthetase — protein sequence MEILAASAAAHPQEPALDDGRTRLSYQALTGEVAALRRRLAAAGVGRGDRVGIRVPSGTNDLYVAVLAVLAAGAAYVPVDAEDPQERADLVFGEAGVSAVLGAGLALTVLTPAAPAAPATPGSTAAAEPHDTRATEPAGAVAGEPRPEDDAWIIFTSGSTGKPKGVAVSHRSAAAFVDAEAALFLQDEPIGPGDRVMAGLSVAFDASCEEMWLAWRHGACLVPVPRSQVRGGADLGPWLAEQEITVVSTVPTLAALWPAESLGDVRLLIFGGEACPPELSERLVTEGREVWNTYGPTEATVVACGALLGGDGPVRIGLPLDGWELAVVDEAGEPVPMGGSGQLVIGGVGLARYLDPAKDAEKYAPLAALGWDRAYRSGDLVRADPEGLVFLGRADEQIKLGGRRIELGEVDAALQALPGVAGAAAAVRTARGGNQLLVGYLVTSDGFDREQSVARLRAELPAALVPLLAVVDDLPTRTSGKVDRNALPWPLPDAEPTGPVEQLYGTEAWLAEQWSEILGVQVASARDDFFAIGGGSLAAARLTTLLRSRYPAAAVLDIYQQPVLRKLARHLEGTAQADGAERTVTPLPTRAKLIQLLALLPLFILTGLRWTVLLLALGNLLHLLGGYPWAPTASWWLVGAGAAVLFSPLGRIAIAAGGARLLLRGVQPGSHPRGGSVHLRLWAAERLAEASGATGLSGSWLVRYGQALGCRIGPEVDLHSLPPVTGMLRLGRGCAVEAEVDLSGHWLDGDRLEIGQVRVGSAAVVGTRSTLLPGARVGKRAEIAPGSSVTGQVPTGQRWGGAPAAKLGRAERGWPRQRPPRHSGWAAAYGASGLALTVLPLLAAVPALLLAGLFVPADAAFGDALRGALLAVAPAALVFGLGYAGLLVAAIRLLSLGLRPGHHPLHGRIAWQAWTVSQLMDQARERLFPLYAGLVTPVWLRLLGMKIGRRAEVSTVLALPSLTTVGDGAFLADDTLIAPYELGGGWLRIDRAEIGRKAFLGNSGMTAPGRAVPDRGLVGVLSATPKKAKKGSSYLGLPPVKLPRAAEKGEKGLTYDPPTRLLWARGLVELARLLPVFCSAAVGVLTAFTLCLVRDPLAMALLGGLVLLAAGLLAALVSAAAKWLLVGRFRPVEHPLWSGFVWRNELADTFVEVLAVPWLVGAVPGTPLMVLWLRALGARIGRGVWCESYWLPEADLVTLETGVTVNRGCVLQTHLFHDRIMRLDTVILREGATLGPGGIVLPGSTVGARSTLGPASLVMRAESVPADTRWLGNPIEAWQA from the coding sequence GTGGAGATCCTGGCCGCCAGCGCCGCCGCGCACCCGCAGGAACCGGCGCTGGACGACGGCCGCACCCGGCTCAGCTACCAGGCGCTGACCGGCGAGGTGGCCGCGCTGCGCCGACGGCTGGCCGCCGCCGGGGTGGGGCGCGGGGACCGGGTGGGCATCCGGGTGCCGTCCGGCACCAACGACCTCTATGTCGCCGTCCTGGCCGTGCTCGCCGCCGGTGCCGCCTATGTACCGGTGGACGCCGAGGACCCGCAGGAGCGGGCCGACCTGGTGTTCGGCGAGGCCGGGGTGAGCGCGGTGCTGGGCGCCGGGTTGGCGCTCACCGTCCTGACCCCGGCAGCCCCGGCAGCCCCGGCAACCCCGGGGAGCACGGCGGCCGCCGAGCCGCACGACACGCGGGCCACCGAGCCCGCCGGCGCAGTGGCCGGCGAGCCGCGCCCCGAGGACGACGCCTGGATCATCTTCACCTCCGGCTCCACCGGCAAGCCCAAGGGCGTCGCAGTCAGCCACCGCAGCGCCGCCGCCTTCGTGGATGCCGAGGCGGCGCTCTTCCTGCAGGACGAGCCGATCGGCCCGGGCGACCGGGTGATGGCCGGCCTGTCGGTCGCCTTCGACGCCTCCTGCGAGGAGATGTGGCTGGCCTGGCGGCACGGCGCCTGCCTGGTGCCGGTCCCCCGCTCCCAGGTGCGCGGCGGCGCGGACCTGGGCCCCTGGCTGGCGGAGCAGGAGATCACCGTGGTCTCCACCGTCCCGACGCTGGCCGCGCTCTGGCCGGCCGAGTCGCTGGGTGATGTGCGGCTGCTGATCTTCGGTGGCGAGGCCTGTCCGCCGGAGCTGAGCGAGCGCTTGGTCACCGAGGGCCGCGAGGTGTGGAACACCTACGGGCCGACCGAGGCCACCGTGGTCGCCTGCGGTGCACTGCTCGGCGGTGACGGCCCGGTGCGGATCGGCCTGCCGCTGGACGGCTGGGAGCTGGCCGTGGTGGACGAGGCCGGCGAGCCGGTCCCGATGGGCGGCAGCGGCCAGCTGGTGATCGGCGGCGTCGGCCTGGCCCGCTACCTGGACCCGGCCAAGGACGCCGAGAAGTACGCGCCCCTGGCGGCGCTCGGCTGGGACCGGGCCTACCGCAGCGGCGACCTGGTCCGGGCCGACCCCGAGGGCCTGGTCTTCCTGGGCCGGGCCGACGAGCAGATCAAGCTCGGCGGACGCCGGATCGAACTCGGCGAGGTGGACGCCGCGTTGCAGGCGCTGCCCGGCGTGGCCGGCGCGGCCGCCGCGGTCCGCACCGCGCGCGGCGGCAACCAGCTGCTGGTCGGCTACCTGGTCACCTCCGACGGCTTCGACCGGGAGCAGTCGGTGGCCCGGCTGCGCGCCGAACTGCCGGCCGCGCTGGTCCCGTTGCTCGCCGTCGTCGACGACCTGCCCACCCGCACCTCGGGCAAGGTGGACCGCAACGCCCTGCCCTGGCCGCTGCCCGACGCCGAGCCCACCGGGCCGGTCGAGCAGCTCTACGGCACCGAGGCCTGGCTCGCCGAGCAGTGGAGCGAGATCCTCGGCGTGCAAGTGGCCAGCGCCCGCGACGACTTCTTCGCGATCGGCGGCGGCAGCCTGGCCGCCGCCCGGCTCACCACCCTGCTGCGCAGCCGCTATCCGGCCGCCGCCGTGCTCGACATCTACCAGCAGCCGGTGCTGCGCAAGTTGGCCCGCCACCTGGAGGGCACCGCCCAGGCCGACGGCGCCGAGCGGACCGTCACCCCGCTGCCGACCCGCGCCAAGCTGATCCAACTGCTCGCGCTGCTACCGCTGTTCATCCTGACCGGGCTGCGCTGGACGGTGCTGCTGCTGGCGCTGGGCAATCTGCTGCACCTGCTCGGCGGCTATCCGTGGGCGCCGACCGCCTCCTGGTGGCTGGTCGGCGCGGGCGCCGCCGTGCTGTTCAGCCCGCTGGGCCGGATCGCGATCGCGGCGGGCGGTGCCCGGCTGCTGCTGCGCGGGGTGCAGCCGGGCAGCCATCCGCGCGGCGGCTCGGTGCACCTGCGGCTCTGGGCGGCCGAGCGGCTGGCCGAGGCGAGCGGCGCCACCGGGCTGTCCGGCTCCTGGCTGGTGCGCTACGGCCAAGCCCTGGGGTGCCGGATCGGGCCCGAGGTCGATCTGCACTCGCTGCCGCCGGTGACCGGGATGCTGCGGCTCGGCCGGGGCTGCGCGGTGGAGGCCGAGGTCGACCTGTCCGGCCACTGGCTGGACGGCGACCGGCTGGAGATCGGCCAGGTCAGGGTCGGTTCGGCCGCCGTGGTCGGCACCCGCAGCACCCTGCTGCCGGGCGCCAGGGTCGGCAAGCGGGCCGAGATCGCACCCGGCTCCTCGGTCACCGGGCAGGTGCCGACCGGCCAGCGCTGGGGCGGCGCCCCGGCCGCCAAACTGGGCCGGGCCGAGCGCGGCTGGCCCCGGCAGCGCCCGCCGCGCCACTCCGGCTGGGCGGCGGCCTACGGCGCCTCCGGCCTGGCGCTGACGGTGCTTCCGCTGCTGGCCGCCGTGCCGGCGCTGCTGCTGGCCGGGCTGTTCGTGCCCGCGGACGCGGCGTTCGGTGACGCCCTGCGTGGCGCGCTGCTGGCGGTGGCGCCGGCCGCGCTGGTCTTCGGCCTGGGGTACGCCGGGCTGCTGGTCGCCGCGATCCGGCTGCTGAGCCTGGGCCTGCGTCCCGGCCACCACCCGCTGCACGGCCGGATCGCTTGGCAGGCCTGGACGGTCAGCCAGCTGATGGACCAGGCCCGGGAGCGGCTCTTCCCGCTCTACGCCGGCCTGGTCACCCCGGTCTGGCTGCGGCTGCTCGGCATGAAGATCGGGCGGCGCGCCGAGGTCTCCACGGTGCTGGCGCTGCCCAGCCTGACCACGGTCGGCGACGGTGCCTTCCTGGCCGACGACACCCTGATCGCCCCCTATGAACTGGGTGGCGGCTGGCTGCGGATCGACCGCGCCGAGATCGGGCGCAAGGCGTTCCTGGGCAACTCCGGGATGACCGCGCCGGGTCGGGCGGTGCCCGATCGCGGCCTGGTCGGGGTGCTGTCGGCCACTCCGAAGAAGGCCAAGAAGGGCAGCTCCTACCTGGGCCTGCCGCCGGTCAAGCTGCCGCGCGCCGCCGAGAAGGGCGAGAAGGGCCTGACGTACGACCCGCCGACCCGGCTGCTCTGGGCGCGCGGCCTGGTCGAACTGGCCCGGCTGCTGCCGGTGTTCTGCTCGGCCGCGGTGGGCGTGCTGACCGCTTTCACGCTGTGCCTGGTGCGGGATCCGTTGGCCATGGCGCTGCTCGGCGGCCTCGTGCTGCTGGCCGCCGGGCTGCTGGCCGCGCTGGTCTCGGCTGCTGCCAAGTGGCTGCTGGTCGGCCGGTTCCGTCCGGTGGAGCACCCGCTGTGGAGCGGCTTCGTGTGGCGCAACGAGCTGGCCGACACCTTCGTGGAGGTGCTGGCGGTGCCGTGGCTGGTCGGCGCGGTGCCGGGCACCCCGCTGATGGTGCTCTGGCTGCGGGCGCTGGGTGCCCGGATCGGGCGGGGCGTCTGGTGCGAGAGCTACTGGCTGCCGGAGGCCGACCTGGTCACGCTGGAGACCGGGGTGACCGTCAACCGGGGCTGCGTGCTGCAGACCCACCTCTTCCACGACCGGATCATGCGCTTGGATACTGTGATCCTCCGCGAGGGCGCCACGCTGGGCCCTGGCGGAATCGTGCTGCCCGGCAGCACCGTCGGGGCCCGCAGCACCCTCGGGCCGGCCTCGCTGGTGATGCGTGCCGAGTCCGTCCCGGCGGACACCCGCTGGTTGGGCAACCCGATCGAGGCCTGGCAGGCGTGA
- a CDS encoding SSI family serine proteinase inhibitor: MISLRIRAALSAVALALLTATPARATPFPDSHLTLRVIAAETGEPIGAAELLCHPADGSHPQARAACDALDLAGGNFDQLKARTGVLCNDLYAPVAATADGSWAGMAVHWRQTFANSCGLHTRTDPVFRF; encoded by the coding sequence GTGATCTCCCTGCGCATCCGCGCGGCGCTGTCCGCCGTCGCACTCGCCCTGCTCACCGCCACGCCCGCCCGGGCCACCCCGTTCCCCGACTCGCACCTCACCCTCCGGGTGATCGCCGCCGAGACCGGTGAACCGATCGGCGCCGCCGAGTTGCTCTGCCACCCCGCCGACGGCAGCCATCCGCAGGCCCGGGCCGCCTGCGACGCACTGGACCTGGCCGGCGGCAACTTCGACCAGCTCAAGGCGCGCACCGGGGTGCTCTGCAACGACCTCTACGCGCCGGTCGCCGCCACCGCCGACGGCAGCTGGGCCGGCATGGCGGTGCACTGGCGGCAGACCTTCGCCAACTCCTGCGGCCTGCACACCCGCACCGATCCGGTCTTCCGGTTCTGA
- a CDS encoding ArsR/SmtB family transcription factor, whose protein sequence is MTEATTTTLLPEPATDDIRLAAVLHALADPVRLQIVRQLADGHQDMACIAFSLPVSKSTTTHHFRVLREAGVIRQHRRGTSRVSTLRTADLEQTLPGLLDRVLVAARAEALRHPVDPASDAPTME, encoded by the coding sequence GTGACCGAAGCCACGACGACCACCCTCCTGCCCGAGCCGGCCACCGACGACATCCGCCTGGCCGCCGTGCTGCACGCCCTGGCGGACCCGGTCCGGCTGCAGATCGTGCGTCAGCTCGCCGACGGGCACCAGGACATGGCCTGCATCGCCTTCAGCCTGCCGGTCAGCAAGTCGACCACCACGCACCACTTCCGCGTGCTGCGCGAGGCCGGGGTGATCCGCCAGCACCGGCGCGGCACCTCCCGGGTGAGCACCCTGCGCACCGCCGACCTGGAGCAGACGCTGCCGGGTCTGCTCGACCGGGTCCTGGTCGCGGCGCGCGCCGAGGCACTGCGCCATCCGGTGGATCCGGCGAGCGACGCGCCCACGATGGAGTGA
- a CDS encoding NADH:flavin oxidoreductase/NADH oxidase: MSALFEPITLRELTVPNRVWMAPMCMYSAATEGPETGVATDFHLAHLAARAAGGTGLVIVEATAVAPEGRISPADLGLWNERQQQALSRVTAAISSHGAVPAIQLAHAGRKASSRRPWEGGAGIPATDGGWQTVGPTDAAFGDHPEPDALTAEEIQRIVRAFGAAAERALAAGFKAVEVHGAHGYLIHSFLSPHTNHRTDEYGGSWENRTRFALEVVAAIRAVWPAELPVFYRTSATDWLTENTEDARDGWTAEDTVRLAKELHQAGVDLLDVSTGGLVPDARIPVGPGFQVPFASAVREGAGLPVGTVGMITEPAQAEAIVAEGRADVVLLGRELLRTPYWANLAARELGAERRWPTQYGWAVGSNA, from the coding sequence ATGTCCGCCTTGTTCGAGCCGATCACCCTGCGCGAGCTCACCGTGCCCAACCGGGTGTGGATGGCCCCGATGTGCATGTACTCCGCCGCCACCGAGGGGCCGGAGACCGGTGTGGCCACCGACTTCCACCTGGCCCACCTCGCGGCCCGGGCGGCCGGCGGCACCGGCCTGGTGATCGTGGAGGCCACCGCCGTGGCGCCGGAAGGCCGGATCTCCCCGGCCGACCTCGGGCTGTGGAACGAGCGCCAGCAGCAGGCGCTGAGCCGGGTGACGGCCGCGATCAGCAGCCACGGCGCGGTACCCGCGATCCAGCTGGCGCACGCCGGCCGCAAGGCCTCCTCGCGTCGCCCCTGGGAGGGCGGCGCCGGCATCCCGGCCACCGACGGCGGCTGGCAGACCGTCGGCCCGACCGACGCCGCCTTCGGTGACCACCCGGAGCCGGACGCACTGACGGCCGAGGAGATCCAGCGCATCGTGCGGGCGTTCGGCGCGGCCGCCGAGCGGGCGCTGGCGGCCGGCTTCAAGGCCGTCGAGGTGCACGGCGCGCACGGCTACCTGATCCACTCCTTCCTCTCCCCGCACACCAACCACCGCACCGACGAGTACGGCGGCTCGTGGGAGAACCGGACGCGCTTCGCCCTGGAGGTGGTCGCCGCGATCCGCGCCGTCTGGCCCGCCGAACTGCCGGTCTTCTACCGCACCTCGGCCACCGACTGGCTGACCGAGAACACCGAGGACGCGCGCGACGGCTGGACCGCCGAGGACACCGTGCGGCTCGCCAAGGAGCTGCACCAGGCCGGCGTCGACCTGCTGGACGTGTCCACCGGTGGCCTGGTGCCGGACGCCAGGATCCCGGTGGGCCCCGGCTTCCAGGTGCCGTTCGCCAGCGCGGTGCGGGAGGGGGCCGGGCTGCCGGTCGGCACGGTCGGCATGATCACCGAGCCGGCGCAGGCGGAGGCGATCGTCGCCGAGGGGCGCGCGGACGTGGTGCTGCTCGGTCGCGAACTGCTGCGCACGCCCTACTGGGCGAACCTGGCCGCCCGCGAGCTGGGCGCGGAGCGCCGCTGGCCGACGCAGTACGGGTGGGCGGTGGGCAGCAACGCCTGA
- a CDS encoding FadR/GntR family transcriptional regulator → MEIQGLPGRLLDALGPAIAAGELPAGTVLRIEELEARFGVSRTVVRDAVRVLESMRMVSSKRRVGITVQPKNVWDVFDPLVIRWRLAGADRAAQLRSLGSLRVAVEPAAAALAAHHATPDQCRELAALAAELTVTARAADLAAFLRHDMAFHALVLRASGNEMFAHLGDTVGAVLTGRTEHNLMPHQPREYAVRLHREVADAVCAGVAEDAERAMRTIVTGALQELDAELG, encoded by the coding sequence ATGGAGATCCAGGGGCTGCCCGGCAGACTGCTCGACGCACTGGGGCCGGCCATCGCCGCGGGCGAGCTGCCCGCCGGGACGGTGCTGCGGATCGAGGAACTGGAAGCGCGGTTCGGGGTCTCACGGACGGTGGTGCGCGACGCGGTCCGGGTGCTGGAGTCGATGCGCATGGTCAGCTCCAAGCGGCGGGTCGGGATCACCGTGCAGCCCAAGAACGTCTGGGACGTGTTCGACCCGCTGGTGATCCGCTGGCGGCTCGCCGGCGCCGACCGGGCCGCCCAGCTGCGCTCGCTCGGCTCGCTGCGAGTCGCCGTCGAACCGGCCGCGGCCGCGCTCGCCGCCCACCATGCCACCCCTGACCAGTGCCGCGAACTGGCCGCACTGGCAGCGGAGTTGACGGTGACGGCGCGGGCTGCCGACCTGGCCGCGTTCCTCCGTCACGACATGGCGTTCCACGCCCTGGTGCTGCGCGCCTCCGGCAATGAGATGTTCGCTCACCTGGGCGACACGGTGGGCGCGGTGCTGACCGGCCGGACCGAGCACAACCTGATGCCGCACCAACCGCGCGAGTACGCGGTGCGGCTGCACCGGGAGGTCGCCGACGCGGTCTGCGCGGGCGTGGCGGAAGATGCCGAACGGGCGATGCGCACCATCGTCACCGGGGCGCTGCAGGAGCTGGACGCCGAGCTCGGCTGA
- a CDS encoding gluconokinase: MGVAGVGKTTVAELLAQRLGLPEAEADDFHPAANIAKMSAGIPLDDDDREPWLRAIAGWLHERGEAGTGGVVTCSALKRGYRDILRQGCARVFFLHLDSSRRLVADRLAHRTGHFMPASLLDSQYAVLEPLQADEFGAVLEVEPADTPHELVEKAVALLRPVNGDLA, translated from the coding sequence ATGGGCGTCGCCGGCGTCGGCAAGACCACGGTCGCCGAACTGCTCGCCCAGCGCCTAGGGCTGCCCGAGGCCGAGGCGGACGACTTCCACCCGGCCGCCAACATCGCCAAGATGTCGGCCGGCATCCCGCTGGACGACGACGACCGGGAGCCCTGGCTGCGAGCGATCGCCGGCTGGCTGCACGAGCGCGGTGAGGCCGGCACCGGCGGTGTCGTCACCTGCTCCGCGTTGAAGCGCGGCTACCGCGACATCCTGCGGCAGGGCTGCGCCCGGGTGTTCTTCCTGCACCTGGACAGCAGCCGGCGGCTGGTCGCCGACCGGCTCGCCCACCGCACCGGCCACTTCATGCCGGCCTCGCTGCTCGACTCCCAGTACGCCGTCCTCGAACCGCTGCAGGCGGACGAGTTCGGCGCGGTGCTGGAGGTCGAGCCGGCGGACACCCCCCACGAACTCGTCGAGAAGGCCGTGGCGCTGCTGCGGCCCGTCAATGGAGACCTCGCGTGA
- a CDS encoding nitroreductase family deazaflavin-dependent oxidoreductase — protein sequence MPLTGEYQPSATQFVRDQVALYESSGGTEGTTMQGRPVVVLTTLGAKSGKLRKTPLMRVEHDGRYAVVASQGGAPTHPVWYHNLAADPRAELQDGPVRRDVTARELSGEERDLWWARAVEAWPDYAEYQKKTDRVIPVFVLEPTAVPHS from the coding sequence ATGCCCCTCACCGGCGAGTACCAGCCGAGCGCAACCCAGTTCGTGCGCGACCAGGTCGCGTTGTACGAGTCCTCCGGCGGCACCGAGGGCACCACCATGCAGGGCAGGCCAGTGGTGGTGCTGACCACCCTGGGGGCCAAGTCCGGCAAGCTGCGCAAGACTCCGCTGATGCGGGTCGAGCATGACGGCCGGTACGCCGTGGTGGCCTCCCAGGGCGGCGCGCCCACGCACCCGGTCTGGTACCACAACCTGGCCGCCGACCCCCGGGCCGAGCTGCAGGACGGGCCGGTCCGGCGGGACGTGACGGCCCGGGAGCTCTCCGGTGAGGAGCGCGACCTGTGGTGGGCCCGGGCCGTCGAGGCCTGGCCGGACTACGCGGAGTACCAGAAGAAGACCGACCGGGTGATCCCGGTCTTCGTGCTGGAGCCGACCGCCGTGCCGCACTCCTGA